Within the Rhizobium grahamii genome, the region CCGCATCGTAGAGGGCTATCTGGAAACGGGTGAGCCGCTCGGCTCCCGCAATCTGTCGCGGATTTTGCCGATGTCGCTGTCGCCAGCCTCCGTGCGCAACGTCATGAGCGACCTGGAGGAACTCGGGCTCATCTATTCGCCGCATGTGAGCGCCGGCCGCCTGCCGACGCAGATCGGGCTCCGCTTCTTTGTCGATGCCTTCATGCAGGTGGGAGACCTCTCCGCCGAGGACCGTGCCAACATCGACCGGCAGGTGCGCGCCGAGAGCCGCGACAATCCGATGGAACTGATGATGAACGAGGCAAGCCGAATGCTGTCGGGCATTTCGCGCGGTGCCGGTCTCGTCATTACCTCGAAGAGCGATCCCGTCCTCAAGCATGTCGAATTCATCCGGCTTGAGCCGACCAAGGCGCTTGCGGTGCTCGTTGGTGATCACGACCAGGTGGAAAACCGTATCATCGAGCTTCCAGCCGGCGTGACGTCGTCGCAGCTGACCGAGGCCGCCAATTTCCTCAATGCGCACATGACCGGCCAGACGCTGCCGGAGCTGAGCAATCAGCTGAGCCGGCTGAAGGACGAGGTGCGCAGCGAGCTCGATACATTGTCACAGGCGCTCGTGGAGCGTGGCATCGCCGTCTGGTCCGGCAGCGCCGACGAAGGCAAGCCGGCGCAGCTCATCATTCGCGGTCGTGCCAATCTGTTGGAGGGTCTCGCCGGCGCGGACGATCTCGACCGCCTGCGTATGCTGTTCGACGACCTCGAGAAGAAGGACAGTCTGCTCGAGCTTCTCAATCTTGCCGAAAGCGGCCCGGGTGTGCGGATTTTCATCGGCTCGGAAAACAAACTTTTCTCGCTCTCCGGCTCGTCGCTGATCGTTGCGCCCTACCGCGATGACGACGACCGCATTGTCGGCGCCGTAGGGGTCATCGGCCCGACGCGGCTCAACTATTCGCGCATCGTCCCGATGGTCGATTACACCGCCCAGCTGATGACGCGCCTGTCACGTGGTACGAAATAGGCCGCTACTCCGGCAGCAGGTCGCCCGAACCGCCCATCTCAGCCGGCATGTCCTTGTACTTCGGCAGCCCGTCGCGGATCCGCAGCACGCTTTCCTGATAGTTCACATGCAATGCGGGGACATACTTGAAGTCGGGCAAGAGTGCCGCGTAGACATCGGTAACGCCCCACGTCGGATGCTCGGTATAGAGATGGCCGCCGCATAGCTCGCAGAATTTTCGCACGCTTGTATCGGACTTCTGATAGCCCTCGACATGTTCCCCGCCCTTGGTAACGCGGACAGACTGCGGCTGCCACAGCGTGAAGGCGTTGACCGGCCCGCCGACCAATGCCGGCAGGAGGCGCAATGGCAATAGCCCATCGCCACCGGTTCGCCGGTAGCGACAATCTCCACGGCACCGCAAAAGCAGCGCCCCGAATAGCTCTTCTGATCGTTCATGGTGGCAGCTCCCTGACCGGAAAAGGTCGAAGCACTGGGATATTTAGTTATCACTAAAATAAAAGAACTTTAGCGGGAGCAAGTCAAGGCGGCTGATACCAGGGAAGAGGACTCTGCCTGGCCAGCATCGCATGCTTTTCGGTCACGCAGACTTGATTTTTGCCCGCCAAAGCTCGATATCGGGCACATCCTGAAAGACACCAATTACCGGAGAACGTCATGACTGACGAAACGACGAAGAACGGACCTGACGCCGCCGCGGCCGAAGCTGCAGCAGACGCGGCCGCAAACGTCGAAAACGAGGCCACCGAAGACACGGCGCAGCCCGATCCATTGGCTCTCCTCAAGGCTGAAAATGCCGAGCTGCGCGATCGTTATCTGCGCCTGGCTGCCGAAATGGACAATCTGCGTCGCCGCACGGAGCGTGAGGTCAAGGACGCCAAGACCTACTCTGCCGCTGGCTTCGCCCGTGACATGCTGGCGGTCTCGGACAATCTGCGTCGCGCCATCGATGCTGTCCCGGAAGAAGCCAAGGCTGCTGGCGATGCCGGTCTCAATACGCTGATCGAAGGCGTCGAGATGACCGAGCGCTCGATGCTGTCGGCGCTTGAGCGTCACGGCGTCCGCAAGCTGGAGCCGGTTGGCCAGAAGTTCGATCCGAACTTCCATCAGGCGATGTTCGAAGTTCCGAACCCCGAAGTGCCCAACAATACGGTCGTTCAGGTCGTTCAGGCTGGCTACACAATTGGCGAGCGCGTTCTGCGTCCTGCCATGGTCGGCGTCGCCAAGGGCGGCCCGAAGCTTGTCGAACCCGAAACCAATTCGATCTTCGACCAGAAGGACGCTTGATCCGATCGGCCCGCTCCCGCGGGCCTGATCTTTCCGGCGCCCTTATAAGCTTTAGATGCGGGCGAAGCGCTCGATCAGCAGATCGAAGAAGCCGTCCGCTTCAACGTCACGCATGACCTGCGCGTTGCGCTTGCGGTCGGTGACGTGCCACCAGTCGACAACGGTCATGCCGACCGTCAGCTCCGACTTCACCTCGATCTCCACGTTGCAGGTCCGGCCCTTGAAAAGCTCCGGCTTCAGGAGATAGGCGATCACGGTCGGATCGTGCAGCGGGCCGCCGTCCGAACCGTACTTCTCGATATCGAAGCGCTCGAAGAATTCCAGCATCTCGACCATGGCGATTGCCGGGCGCGTGCCGAGATCGGCCATGCGCTTGACGCGGTCCTTGCGGGTCAAGAGCTTGTGCGTGACGTCAAGCGGCATCATCACGATGGGGACGCCAGAGCGGAACACGATGTCCGCGGCCTCGGGGTCGACGTAGATATTGAATTCGGCCGCCGGGGTGATGTTGCCGCCTTCGAAGAAGCCGCCGCCCATCATCACCAGTTCGCGGACGCGCGGGATGATGTCAGGTGCCTTCTGGAATGCCAGGCCGATATTGGTGAGCGGTCCGAGCGTGCAGAGCGTAACGGCGCCCTCCGGCTCGCTGCGTAGCGTCTCGATGATGAAGTCGACCGAATGCTGTGCCTGCAGCGGCATCGTGGGTTCATCGAGAACAGGGCCATCGAGGCCTGTCTTCCCGTGCACGTGCTCGGCGGTCACCAGCTTGCGCGCGATCGGCTTGTCGGCGCCTGCGAAGACCTTCGTATCGGTGCGGTCGCAGAGTTCGCAGACAATGCGCGCATTGCGGCTGGTATAGGAGAGCGGCACATTGCCGGCGACCGTCGTGATGCCCAGGACCTGAAGCTCTTCCGGGCTTCCGAAGGCCAGCATGATCGCGGCGGCATCGTCCTGACCTGGGTCGGTATCGATAATTATCTTTCTCGGGTCTGCCATTCCAGTTGTTCCCATCCTCCTAGGTGTCATCCTCCTAGGTGCTTTTCTTCTTGGTTTGCACCATTGGTCCATCGCCCGCTGCAAATCGGCGCAGCCGCTGCGGGCACGATTTGATGCGAGGCGCCGTCAGCTTTGTCAAGCGAATGCAAACGGGCCGCACCGAGCTTTGCCTTGCGTAGGGGCGTCGCAGTTCCCATATTAGAACTATCCGGATGCTGAGCGTCAGGTCCGGCAAGGTCGCTTGAATCAAGGACTTGATGACTATGAGCCGCATTACACCCTTCGCCAGCCCGTTGCTTCTGGGCTTCGATGCCATGGAAAAAACGCTTGAGCGCCTTTCCAAGGCCAGCGATGGATATCCGCCGTACAATATCGAACGCATTGCCGCGGATCGCTCAGCAGGCGATCCGGAGCGGCTGCGGATCACGCTCGCCGTTGCCGGCTTCAGCGAAGAGGAACTCGACGTGTCCGTCGAGGAAAATCAACTGTCGATTCGTGGTCGCCAGGTCGATCAGGGCGAGCGGGATTACCTCTATCGCGGCATTGCAGCGCGCCAGTTTCAGCGCACCTTCGTGCTGGCCGACGGCATGCAGGTTCTCGGCGCAAGTCTTAAGAACGGTCTCCTTTCAGTAGATCTCATTCGGCCGGAACCGGCCCGTATGGTGAAGAAAATTAACATTTCGGTCTCACAGTAGAACAACGGCACTGTTTGAGCCGTTGGTCCCTTCTCATGGAGGTACAGGAATGTTGATGAAAGAAGCCAATTCGCACCTGACCAAAACCGAACTTGCCGGTATCGGCAACGGCGAGGTCGCATACATCCGCAAAATACGGTCTGAAGACGTATCCAGATGCTTTCCCGAAGCGCCGGATATCGATCCAAGCGTCGACCTTTGGGCGCTGTTCGGCGCAGACGGCACGCCGATCCTGCTGACGGACAATCGTTCCAGCACCTTCTTCAAGGCTGCGGAAGATGAACTGAAAACGGTGAGCCTGCACTAACGCAGGCTCAGACTCGCTTGAATGTGAGATAGGCGGACGATCTGCCTTCGCGACGCGCTTTCGCCTCGTAGCGCGTGCTCGGCCAGCCCTCGTAGGGCGTCAGCCAGTCGGCGGCGTTTTGTGCCAGCCACTCGAAGCCGCCGTGGTCGCGGCACTTCAAGAGCGTCCAGTTGATGTAAGTATCGATATCAGAGGCAAAGCAGAACAGCCCGCCAGGCTTCAACACGCGGTGGAAACGGTCGAGATTCGTCTTTGAGACGAAGCGGCGCTTCCAGTGCTTACGCTTTGGCCACGGATCCGGATAAAGCAGATCGATCTGGTCGATCGAGCCATCGGGCAGCCAGTCCAGCAGTTGCGTCGCATCGTCGTTGTAGACGCGGACATTGCGAGCTCCGGCGTTGTCGACGCTCGACAGCAGCTTCTGCATGGAATTGATGAACGGCTCGACACCGATGAATCCTGTCGAGGGCGTTTCCAGCGCGCGATGAATGAGATGCTCGCCGCCGCCGAAGCCGATCTCCAGCCGCAGCTTTTCGACGGGCACCGGCCAGAGGTCCTTCAGCGGCTCCGGTGGAGCCGCTGAGAGATCGATGATGAACGCCGGAAGCAGGGTGTTCAGCTTCTCCGCCTGTTGTTCGCGAAGCGCTTTCCCTTTGCGACGACCGAAGAAGGCTTCGGTCGCGCGTCCGCGGCGTTCCATGTCGGTCATGCTGCTTCCTTGACCTTGACGGCTTCCTTGAGGCCCTTCACGAGGTCCGTGCGCTCCCAGGAGAACGAGCCGTCGCGACCAGCCTTGCGGCCGAAATGGCCGTAGGCCGAAGTCTTGGCGTAGATCGGCTTGTTAAGGTCGAGGTGACGGCGGATGCCCGTCGGCGACAGGTCCATGTTCTTGCGGATCGCGGCTTCGACCTGATCTTCCGTCACGCCCTTGCCGGTGCCATGCAGGTCGACATAGATCGACAGCGGCTGTGCAACGCCGATGGCGTAGGAGAGCTGGATCGTGCAGCGGTCGGAAAGGCCGGCGGCAACGACGTTCTTCGCGAGGTAGCGCGCAGCGTAGGCAGCGGAGCGGTCGACCTTGGTCGTGTCCTTGCCGGAGAATGCGCCGCCGCCGTGCGGAGCGGCACCGCCGTAGGTGTCAACGATGATCTTGCGACCGGTCAGGCCGGCGTCGCCGTCAGGGCCGCCGATGACGAACTTGCCGGTCGGGTTGATGTACCACTTGCAATCGCTGGCGATCGGCAGGTCGCCGAGAGCTTCGCGGATGTAGGGTTCGACAACGGCACGAACCTTCTTGGAATCCCAGCTGTCGTCGAGATGCTGGGTGGAAAGAACGATCGAGGTCACTTCAGACGGCTTGCCGTCGACATAGCGGACAGTCACCTGGCTCTTAGCATCGGGCCGAGCTTGGCAACATCGCCGTCGCCCTTCTTGCGGGCGGTGGCGAGCAGCTGCAGGATCTTGTGCGAGTAGTAGATCGGCGCCGGCATGAGGTCAGGCGTTTCCTTGCAGGCGTAACCGAACATGATCCCCTGGTCGCCGGCACCTTCGTCGCCCTGCTGGTCGGCGGCATTATCGACGCCTTGGGCGATATCGGCTGACTGCGAGTGCAGGAGCACGTCGATCTTCGCCGTCTTCCAGTGGAAGCCGTCCTGTTCGTAACCGATGTCCTTGATGGCGCGGCGGGCGGCGGCCTTGAACTTCGACGGGTTGATGACGTCGTTGCCGTCCTTGTCCTTCTTCATCAGGCTCGGCGGAAGGCGAACTTCACCGGCGATGACGACGCGGTTGGTGGTGGCCAGCGTTTCGCACGCAATGCGCACGCCCCAGGGGTTGACGCCGGTCTTCGCCGCTTCGCGGTAGACCAGATCCACGATCTCGTCGGAGATACGGTCACACACCTTGTCCGGATGACCTTCGGCAACTGACTCGCTGGTGAAGAGATAATTGGCGCGCATTTCGGGATTTCCCTCAAAGAACAAAAGCTGCGTAGTAGGTACCCAGTTCAGGCGCGAAAAACAAGCGTAGAAGGACATAAATATATCTTTATGTCTGCGGCAAAGTGGCAAAATATGCCCCAAAATGCAGAAAAAGCGGCTGTTTAGACCGCTTTCCCAAAACTCTCTATTTTTATAGGCGATTATTCGCTGTCGGCTTCGGCTGCGAGCGCCTTGACCAGTTCGACCACCTTCCGCCGGACCTTCGGGTCGGTGATCTTGACGAAGGCCCGGTTGAGTTGCAGGCCCTCGGAGGAGGAGAGGAAGTCGACCACGTAGTTGGAACTGGAGGCCTCTGCCATGCCGGTCAGCATGCCGGAGTGTTCGCCGGGTGCGTCTTCGAAGAAGAACGAGACCGGTACGTTCAGGATGCTGGAAATATTCTGGAGGCGGCTGGCACCGACGCGATTGGTGCCTTTTTCGTATTTCTGGATCTGCTGGAATGTAATGCCGAGGCTTTCCCCTAGTTTTTCCTGGCTCATTCCAAGCATTGTTCGACGGAGGCGAATGCGGCTGCCGACGTGGATGTCGATGGGGTTCGGCTTCTTCTTATTTTCAATCATGGTCCTGCCCTAACAATAATTTTCAACCTTGTTCAAACCGGCATGCCCAAACCCATCCCCAAAACGCCACGTTGCAAAGCTTTGATTAATCACCCTGAAACATACGTTAAGAACGCCGATCGCAACCACTATGCAATTTTAGGGGTTTTGGGTCAATTCTGCTTGAAAACAAAACCAAAACGCGAACCGGTCGCAATTACAAACAGAAGTATTTCGATCAACCAGAAGTACCTTTGCCGTGCATATGTCGAAGAGCTACTAAACGCACTTCCATCAAGGGTTGCGTCGATAAAACCCGTTTCATTGAGTGCGAGACCGGCAATCACGCGGCCCTTGGCGTCGACGAGAGCCGAAATCCCGCTGTTGCCATCGCGAATCAATGGCAAACCGGTCTCCACGGCGCGCACACGCGCCTGTTGAAAGTGCTGGTAAGGTCCGGGCGTCGCACCGAACCACGCATCGTTGGTGATATTAAGAATTGCCGCGGCCGAACCGATGTCACCGGTCATTTCGTCGGGGAATATGATCTCGTAGCAGACGAGCGGGTAAAGCTTGAGGCCACTGGGTAGCGTCAGGAGTTGGCGGTTGGCGGCGGACGAAAAGCCGCCCGGCATCTCCACGATGTTCTGTATGCCAAACTCGTTCAGGATGCTCTCGAACGGCATGTATTCGCCGAAGGGCACAAGATGAACCTTGTCGGCGGCGCCGATGATCTGGCCGCGACCGTCGATCATGTAGATCGAATTGTAGTAGCGCGGCGGGTTCCCCGGTCCCATGTCTTCGACGCGTACCGCGCCGGCGAGGAGGATCTGGTTGTCGTCGAGGGTGTCCGCAATCCGCGTAAGAGCGTCCTGATTGTCCGTGAGGATGAAGGGGATGGATGTTTCCGGCCAGACGATGATATCAGGCTTCTTGCCGCCATCCTTCGGCGGTTCGGCCGAAAGCTTCAGGTGCTTCTCGAAGATCGCAGCGCGATCCCCATCGCTGTCCATTTTCGCAGTCTGCTCGATCATCGGCTGGACGAGACGAACGACCGGGCTCTTGTCGTCGGCTTTCTGGGTTGGGGTGGAAGGGCCATAGAGCGTATAGGCGCCATAGCCGAGATGCGCCGCAAAGATCAGGGCGGCGAGCGGCACGCCGAGCTTGGCTCCCTGTCGTGTTCCGAGAAGGGCCGGCGCGCTGAAGACGAAAACGGCAAGAGCGGTGATCCCCATGATGCCGATCACATGTGCCGACTGCATCATCAGCGGAACGGGCGTCATTGCGTAACCGATTGCATTCCAGGGAAAGCCGGTGAAGACCACGCTTCTCGCCCATTCCAGCAATCCGAAGCTAGCGGCAAGTGCTGCAATTCGACCTATGCCGTCGGACCAGAAGATACGTGCCAGCGCGGTCGCAAGGCCGTAGAAGATGGCGAGAAGGGCAGGCAGGCCGAAGATTGCAAGCGGCAATGCCCAGGCAAACTCTTCCGCATCGATCATCAGGGCATGGCCAAGCCACCAAAGGCCGCCGACAAAATAGCCGAAGCCGAACAACCATCCGATGACGAAGGACGGCCAGAGGCGTCCAATGGGGTTGCTGTTCGGCGCGGCCGCCGAGCCATCGATCAGCCACACCAGCAGCGTGAACGAAACGAACATCGCGGCAAAGAAGCCGATCGGCGGAAGCGCCAGGACTCCGAATGCGCCGGCAAACACTGCCAGCAGCATTCTCCTGAAACCCCAGACCAGGATAACCTTGTCCGCAAGTCGCTCCATGCACACCCCGCCAAGCCGCGAATCAATCAGGACCGCAGTCTTTCAAAAAAGGCACTGTTTGTCGTGGCTTGTGGCGATCAGTTTGCCGTGGGAACCTCGGTCTGTCGATCATCGCCATGCTCCGGCCCGGACAAGCCATCGCCGTCCGTCTTAACGCGCCGGCGGAGAGCCTGGCGCTTGCGGGTAATCCGCACGCGCTTGATGCGTCGGGGATCGGCATCCAGAATGTGGAATTCGAAACCGGGCAATGCCTGCACGACCTCGCCGCGCACAGGAATGCGGCCGAGTTCGGAGAAGATAAGGCCGCCAAGCGTGTCGACTTCGTCGACCTGTTCGGCGATGTCGAAATCCGAGCCGATCGCCTCGGCGATCTCCTCGAGCTCGACGCGCGCGTCGGCAACGAACATGTCTTCGGAGATACGCTTGAACATCACCTCTTCGTCGTCGTGCTCATCGTCGATATCGCCGACGACCATCTCGACGATGTCCTCGTGCGATGCCAATCCGTCGGTGCCGCCATATTCGTCGATGACAAGCGCCATCTGGGTGCGGTTCACCTGCATGCGGCGCAGCAGATCGGCGGCGAGCATGGACGGCGGAACGAACAAAATCTTGCGGACGATACCGGCCTCGGTCAGCGTCTTTTGAAGATCCACGCGAGACAGATCGAAGTTCGGTCTGGCGACGCGAGGTGTCTTCTGCAGGTGTTCAGGCGAAACCTCGACAAGCGGATCGGCCGGTTTCGCGGCCTTCGTGCTGCCGCGGCGTTTGTTGCGCGCCTGCTTGGCGATGTAGGACAGCAGGTCGCGGATATGGACCATGCCACGCGGATCATCGAGAGTATCGGCGTAGACAGGCATGCGGGACCGGCCGGATTCCTCGAAGAGGATCATCAATTCGCCGATGGTGATGTTTTGATCGACCGCCTCGATGTCGGCGCGGGGCACCATGACATCGGCAACACGCACTTCGCGGAAGCGAAGGATGTTGTGCAGCATCGCCCGTTCGTCGGGCGAAAAGACATCACCGTCGGCCGCGTCGGTCATCAACGCATCGGCGATGTCCTCACGGAGGCGAGAGCCTTGCTGCGGTCTCAGGATGCGCGCAGCGCGCGACCAGAAGGATTGGGATCGTCCGGACTGCCTGCTACTACTTCCACCCTCGTCTGAGGAGGAGGATTGGTCGGCGTCCTTGGCCTCTGCGGCCGGTCTCGTCGTAAAGTCGCTCATGGTTCCATTTTAAGGTCTTGACCCTCGTATGGGTCAGATAGGCCGAGTTCCGCCAAAATGCGAGTCTCTAGCCCCTCCATTATCTCGGCTTCAGCATCATTATTATGATCGTAGCCGAAGAGATGCAAGAAACCGTGTACCATCAAATGGGTGAGATGGTCATCAAAGCTCTTCTCGAGTTCGACGGCCTCCCGCTCCACGGTCTCTCTTGCGATGATGATATCGCCGAGCATTGGCCCCGGCACTTTGCCCGGCTTCACCGGGAAGGCCGGAAAGGATAGTACGTTGGTCGGCTTGTCCTTCCCACGCCATTCGGCATTGATGTCCTGGATGGAGGCGTCGTCGGTGAAAACCAGCGAGACCTCGGGCACCATTTTCGGAAAAGGCTGCTTGACCGTCTCACGCAAGTAGGTGGCCGCCGTCTCCAGCACCCGATCCGCCAATGCATGCAACACATCTTCGGAAGGCCAGTCGCCTTCCTCGATGCTGATCTGTATGTCGAGTTCGGGCATCAATCCTGCCGGCTGGCGTCCTCTGCTTCCGCGATGTAGGTCGAGTCGTAAGCCTTAACGATGCGGCCGACAAGCGGGTGACGCACGACATCGGTATCACGGAAGCGGACGATCGAGATGCCTTCCACGCCGTTCAGCAGCTGAAGAGCCTCGACCAGTCCGGATTTCACGCCTCGCGGCAAGTCGACCTGGCTCGGGTCGCCGGTAATGATCATGCGCGAGTTCTCGCCGAGACGCGTCAGGAACATCTTCATCTGCATCGATGTCGTGTTCTGCGCTTCGTCGAGAATGACTGCGGCGTTCGCGAGTGTGCGTCCACGCATGAAGGCAAGCGGAGCGATTTCGATGACGCCGGCGGTGATTGCACGATCGACCTTGTCGGCCGGCATCATGTCATAGAGCGCATCGTAGAGCGGGCGAAGATAAGGATCGACCTTTTCCTTCATGTCGCCCGGCAGAAAGCCGAGCCGCTCACCCGCTTCGACGGCCGGACGAGACAGGATGATCTTTTCAACGGCACCACGCTCCAGCAGCTGCGCTGCATGCGCGACCGCGAGATAGGTCTTGCCGGTACCGGCCGGCCCGACACCGAAAACCATCTCCGAGCGCTCCAGTGCGCGGATGTAGGCGTCCTGGGTCGGCGTGCGGGCGATGATTGTCTTCTTGCGCGTGGAAACCTGCGCCATCGTCAGCTTGGCCTTACGCTCCAGGGTCGGCAGGCTCAGCTGATCGTCTGCTGCGACCGCCATGCGGATCGCGCCTTCGACATCGGATCTTTCCACGCTGCCGCCTTTCTGAAGCTTCTCGTAAAGATAATCGAGCGTCCGTCGTGCCTGATTGGTGGTAACGATGTCGCCGGTAATCACCACGGAATTGCCGCGCGCTCGGGCATCGATGTTGAGACGCTCCTCGAGCAGCTTCAGGTTCTGGTCAAATTGACCGAAAAGCTCACTGGCGAACCGATTGTTCTCGAACGTCAGGACGAAGTGATTGGCGTCGCTCGCTATGCGTGGGTGGCGCGGTGAAGAAGAAACCAATTCTTGTCCGTTCAAGCGGTCAGGCTCCTTGGGTTAGACCTCAGCCTCTGCAATCTCGGCAAACAGGCTGTTGGTTCCGGTTCCGGTGATTCGCACTTTAATAATGTCACCGATTCGCGATGCTTTTGCATCAACATTCACAGACTGAAGCCATGGAGAACGGCCTATAAGCTGTCCTGGCATGCGACCGGGCTTTTCAAGCAACAGTTCGATCGTTTTCCCGACACAGGATTCGGCAAATTCCAGCTGCTGCTTCAAGAGAAGCGCCTGCAAGCGTTCCAGCCGTTCTGCCTTGATCTCTTCCGGCACCTGGTCCTTCAGCTCCGCGCCGGGCGTGCCCGGCCGTGTCGAGTATTTGAAAGAGAAGGCCTGCGCATAGCGGACTTTCTCCACTAGCTGCAGTGTATCCTCAAAATCCTGGTCTGTCTCCCCCGGAAAGCCGACGATGAAATCGCCCGACAGCGCTATATCGGGACGGGCGGCGCGAATGCGCTCGATCAGCGACAGATACTCGGCGGCCGTATGCCGCCGGTTCATCGCTTTCAGGATGCGGTCGGAACCGGCCTGAACGGGCAGGTGCAGATAAGGCATCAGGGCGCGCAGGTCACGATGCGCCTCGATCAGGCGATCGTCCATGTCGCGCGGATGGCTCGTCGTGTAGCGCAGGCGCGCAAGTCCTGGGATTGCAGCCAGCCGGTAAAGCAGGTCGCCAAGCGTCCATTCCTCGCCGTTCGGGCCGACGCCATGCCAGGCGTTGACGTTCTGACCGAGCAGGGTGACCTCGCGCACGCCGCCCTCGACGAGCTTCTCGGCTTCCTCGACGATCTGGCTGACCGGCCGCGATACTTCCGAACCACGGGTATAGGGCACGACGCAGAAGGTGCAGAACTTGTCGCAGCCTTCCTGCACGGTGAGGAAGGAGGTCACGCCGCGCGAGCGGATCTTCTTGGCTTCGGCGATCGGTAGATGCTCGAACTTGTCTTCGAGGGCATATTCGGTATCGACGATCCGCTGCCCTTCCTTCGCCTTGCGCAGCGCTTCCGGCAGGCGGTGATAGGTCTGCGGGCCGATGACGACATCGACAGCGGGCGCCCGGCGCAAGATTTCCTCGCCCTCGGCCTGCGCAACGCAGCCGGCGACGCCGATCATGAATTCGCGGCCTTCCTTGTTGCGCTGCTTTTTCATGTCGCGCAGGCGACCGAGCGCAGAATAGACCTTTTCAGCGGCCTTCTCGCGGATATGACAGGTGTTCAAGAGGACGAGATCGGCCTCGGCCATGTCCTCGGTCGGCTCATAGCCGTCGCGGGCCAGAGCGTCGCTCATGCGTGTCGAATCGTAGACGTTCATCTGGCAGCCATAGGTCTTGATGAATACCTTGCGGCTGTTGCTGCCATCGCGGAGATCGGTCTCCGGGGCCGGAAGAAGGGCGCTGTCCTGGGTCATGGCCGGCTATTTAGTGGTTTTTCATGCGCGAGAAAAGGAAATCTTCTCTCAGGCAGCTTCGCGAC harbors:
- the trmB gene encoding tRNA (guanine(46)-N(7))-methyltransferase TrmB — protein: MTDMERRGRATEAFFGRRKGKALREQQAEKLNTLLPAFIIDLSAAPPEPLKDLWPVPVEKLRLEIGFGGGEHLIHRALETPSTGFIGVEPFINSMQKLLSSVDNAGARNVRVYNDDATQLLDWLPDGSIDQIDLLYPDPWPKRKHWKRRFVSKTNLDRFHRVLKPGGLFCFASDIDTYINWTLLKCRDHGGFEWLAQNAADWLTPYEGWPSTRYEAKARREGRSSAYLTFKRV
- a CDS encoding nucleoside hydrolase, which produces MADPRKIIIDTDPGQDDAAAIMLAFGSPEELQVLGITTVAGNVPLSYTSRNARIVCELCDRTDTKVFAGADKPIARKLVTAEHVHGKTGLDGPVLDEPTMPLQAQHSVDFIIETLRSEPEGAVTLCTLGPLTNIGLAFQKAPDIIPRVRELVMMGGGFFEGGNITPAAEFNIYVDPEAADIVFRSGVPIVMMPLDVTHKLLTRKDRVKRMADLGTRPAIAMVEMLEFFERFDIEKYGSDGGPLHDPTVIAYLLKPELFKGRTCNVEIEVKSELTVGMTVVDWWHVTDRKRNAQVMRDVEADGFFDLLIERFARI
- the lnt gene encoding apolipoprotein N-acyltransferase, which codes for MERLADKVILVWGFRRMLLAVFAGAFGVLALPPIGFFAAMFVSFTLLVWLIDGSAAAPNSNPIGRLWPSFVIGWLFGFGYFVGGLWWLGHALMIDAEEFAWALPLAIFGLPALLAIFYGLATALARIFWSDGIGRIAALAASFGLLEWARSVVFTGFPWNAIGYAMTPVPLMMQSAHVIGIMGITALAVFVFSAPALLGTRQGAKLGVPLAALIFAAHLGYGAYTLYGPSTPTQKADDKSPVVRLVQPMIEQTAKMDSDGDRAAIFEKHLKLSAEPPKDGGKKPDIIVWPETSIPFILTDNQDALTRIADTLDDNQILLAGAVRVEDMGPGNPPRYYNSIYMIDGRGQIIGAADKVHLVPFGEYMPFESILNEFGIQNIVEMPGGFSSAANRQLLTLPSGLKLYPLVCYEIIFPDEMTGDIGSAAAILNITNDAWFGATPGPYQHFQQARVRAVETGLPLIRDGNSGISALVDAKGRVIAGLALNETGFIDATLDGSAFSSSSTYARQRYFWLIEILLFVIATGSRFGFVFKQN
- the grpE gene encoding nucleotide exchange factor GrpE translates to MTDETTKNGPDAAAAEAAADAAANVENEATEDTAQPDPLALLKAENAELRDRYLRLAAEMDNLRRRTEREVKDAKTYSAAGFARDMLAVSDNLRRAIDAVPEEAKAAGDAGLNTLIEGVEMTERSMLSALERHGVRKLEPVGQKFDPNFHQAMFEVPNPEVPNNTVVQVVQAGYTIGERVLRPAMVGVAKGGPKLVEPETNSIFDQKDA
- the ybeY gene encoding rRNA maturation RNase YbeY encodes the protein MPELDIQISIEEGDWPSEDVLHALADRVLETAATYLRETVKQPFPKMVPEVSLVFTDDASIQDINAEWRGKDKPTNVLSFPAFPVKPGKVPGPMLGDIIIARETVEREAVELEKSFDDHLTHLMVHGFLHLFGYDHNNDAEAEIMEGLETRILAELGLSDPYEGQDLKMEP
- the hrcA gene encoding heat-inducible transcriptional repressor HrcA produces the protein MEFRSTSVSDAVAALDERSKEIFRRIVEGYLETGEPLGSRNLSRILPMSLSPASVRNVMSDLEELGLIYSPHVSAGRLPTQIGLRFFVDAFMQVGDLSAEDRANIDRQVRAESRDNPMELMMNEASRMLSGISRGAGLVITSKSDPVLKHVEFIRLEPTKALAVLVGDHDQVENRIIELPAGVTSSQLTEAANFLNAHMTGQTLPELSNQLSRLKDEVRSELDTLSQALVERGIAVWSGSADEGKPAQLIIRGRANLLEGLAGADDLDRLRMLFDDLEKKDSLLELLNLAESGPGVRIFIGSENKLFSLSGSSLIVAPYRDDDDRIVGAVGVIGPTRLNYSRIVPMVDYTAQLMTRLSRGTK
- a CDS encoding DUF1150 family protein; protein product: MLMKEANSHLTKTELAGIGNGEVAYIRKIRSEDVSRCFPEAPDIDPSVDLWALFGADGTPILLTDNRSSTFFKAAEDELKTVSLH
- a CDS encoding hemolysin family protein, with product MSDFTTRPAAEAKDADQSSSSDEGGSSSRQSGRSQSFWSRAARILRPQQGSRLREDIADALMTDAADGDVFSPDERAMLHNILRFREVRVADVMVPRADIEAVDQNITIGELMILFEESGRSRMPVYADTLDDPRGMVHIRDLLSYIAKQARNKRRGSTKAAKPADPLVEVSPEHLQKTPRVARPNFDLSRVDLQKTLTEAGIVRKILFVPPSMLAADLLRRMQVNRTQMALVIDEYGGTDGLASHEDIVEMVVGDIDDEHDDEEVMFKRISEDMFVADARVELEEIAEAIGSDFDIAEQVDEVDTLGGLIFSELGRIPVRGEVVQALPGFEFHILDADPRRIKRVRITRKRQALRRRVKTDGDGLSGPEHGDDRQTEVPTAN
- a CDS encoding helix-turn-helix domain-containing protein gives rise to the protein MIENKKKPNPIDIHVGSRIRLRRTMLGMSQEKLGESLGITFQQIQKYEKGTNRVGASRLQNISSILNVPVSFFFEDAPGEHSGMLTGMAEASSSNYVVDFLSSSEGLQLNRAFVKITDPKVRRKVVELVKALAAEADSE
- a CDS encoding Hsp20 family protein is translated as MSRITPFASPLLLGFDAMEKTLERLSKASDGYPPYNIERIAADRSAGDPERLRITLAVAGFSEEELDVSVEENQLSIRGRQVDQGERDYLYRGIAARQFQRTFVLADGMQVLGASLKNGLLSVDLIRPEPARMVKKINISVSQ